In Bombina bombina isolate aBomBom1 chromosome 6, aBomBom1.pri, whole genome shotgun sequence, a single genomic region encodes these proteins:
- the LOC128663958 gene encoding uncharacterized protein LOC128663958, with product MGRTEELSDFKRGTVIGCHLGNKSVREISVLLDLPRSTVSAIIVKWKRVGATTAQPRSGRPRKITERGRRVLTRVVEKNRLSSLASLTTEFQTASGSKISTRTVRRELCEMGFRGQDAVHKPHNNKEKAVQPQSDKVPLHAIAAGDLVMVKSFSRKAALEPKWKGPFKVLRTTNRAVKVAEIKSWIYMSNCKLAPPETDPVTEKPKGID from the exons atgggtcgtactgaagaactcagtgactttaaacgtggtACTGTCATTGGATGCCACCTTGGCAACAAGTCAGTTCGTGAAATTTCTGTCTTACTAGATCTGCCACGGTCAacagtaagtgctattattgtgaagtggaagcgggtaggagcaacaacagcccagccacgaAGTGGTAGACCACGCAAAATAACAGAGCGAGGCCGACGAGTGCTGACTCGTGTAGTGGAAAAAAATCGCCTCTCATCTCTTGCATCACTTACTACAgaattccaaactgcctctggcagcaaaatcagcacaagaactgtgcgtcGAGAGCTTTGTGAAATGGGTTTCCGTGGCCAAGatgctgtacacaagcctcacaataACAAG GAGAAAGCTGTGCAGCCCCAGAGTGACAAAGTGCCATTGCATGCCATCGCTGCTGGTGACCTGGTGATGGTGAAAAGTTTTTCTCGAAAGGCTGCTCTAGAGCCGAAGTGGAAAGGACCTTTTAAAGTACTACGTACCACCAACAGAGCTGTAAAAGTTGCTGAAATCAAATCGTGGATCTACATGTCTAATTGCAAGCTTGCACCTCCAGAGACTGATCCAGTTACTGAGAAACCAAAGGGCATAGACTAA